The DNA window GCAGTTTTTAACCAAACTGACCAAAAAAGATGCGATGAGTAAGTCAAACTTACGTGCACTGAACTCTCGATATACACAAGAGTTTTTTGAGATTTCAAGGCTTTTACGAAAAGTGGCCGTGAAACTCTCTAAGAAAAATAAACTCAAAGCCAAACACACCGCACGACTAAAACTGGCCAATCAACAAAAAGATGAGATTATCTCTGCGATTTCACATGAATTTAAAAACCCCATTGCCATTATCTCAGGATATACTGAAACGATTATGCATGATAAAACACTGCCTAAAAACATGCAAGAAAACTTTTTAAAAAAAATCCACAGCAATGCCAATAAGATGTCCGCACTCATTGATCGCCTTCGTCTGACACTCAAACTTGAAGAGGGAAAACAAGACGGTTTTTATAAAGAGTGCTCTTTGAAACTGCTTACCACTGAAATCATCAGTGATCTTAAACAAAAGTATAAAAACCGAGAGATTGTCTTGGATATAATTGATGATATTAGACTCAATATCGATGAAACGCTCATGACCATTGCCATTTCAAACCTCATAGAGAATGCTTTAAAATACTCAGAAGAAAAAGTCACCGTAGAAATCACCAAAGAGGACATCAAGGTGATTGATATGGGGATTGGTATAACTGCAAATGATTTAGAGAAGATTCAAAATAAGTTCTACCGAGTGTCAAAAAATGACTGGAATAACTCTTTGGGATTAGGATTGTTTATCGTTTCTAAAATCATCAACCTGCATGGTTTTGAGCTGCAAATTGAGAGTGAATTCAATTTTGGCTCTAAATTTATCATAAAATTTTAAATTTTACTTAAATTAAGTTAATATTAAGTATTACTACACTATTATTCGTGCTCATTAATACAAGCGGAGAAAATAAATGAAATTTACTCAAATGGCAAAAGCTAACGAAATCGAGAGAGATTGGGTAGTAGTAGACGCAACTGATAAAGTATTTGGTAGAATTATTACTGAAGTAGCTACACTTTTAAGAGGGAAACACAAACCTTCTTATACTCCTCACGTTGATTGTGGAGATAACGTAGTTATCATCAATGCTTCTAAAGCAAAATTTTCTGGTACTAAACTAGAGTCTAAAAACTATTATACACACTCAGGGTACTTTGGTAGTACAAAAACTCACAAAATGTCTGAGATGTTAGTTAACAACCCAGAGAAGCTATACAAATTGGCTACTAGAGGTATGTTACCTAAAACTAAACTTGGTAAAACAATGTTAAAAAAATTAAAAGTATATGCAGGTGCTGAACACCCTCACACTGCGCAAATTAAAGGATAAGACTCATGGCAAAAGTATACGCAACGGGAAGAAGAAAAACTTCTATCGCTAAAGTATGGTTAGAAGCTGGTAACGGACAAATTACAATCAACGGTCAAACTTTAGACGCATGGTTAGGTGGACATGAAGCAATTAAAAAAAGAGTAATGCAACCATTAGAAGTAGCTAAACAAGAGACTTCTGTAAATGTAGTTGTTAAAACACTTGGTGGTGGTTACTCTGCACAAGCTGACGCAGTTAGACACGGTATCTCTAGAGCTTTAGTTGCTTTTGATGAGCAATTCAGAGCAGTGCTTAAACCACACGGTTTATTAACACGGGATGCAAGAGCAGTTGAAAGAAAAAAATATGGACGAAAAAAAGCGAGAAAAAGCGGTCAATTCTCAAAAAGATAATCTGCGATTTACAGAAGAGAATTTCTTCTCTTTTGTCGAAGATTATGGCTTTTCCTTTATGCCAAAGGCATGGAAAAGACCGATGTCAATTCTATCAACAGGAATTGGTACTTTTTTTCCACAAAGATTTTTCTTTGTATTTCAAAAGGAGCGACACAAGTTGCTCCTTTTTTTATGCAGTTTTTTATAAAAAAAGATTACAATA is part of the Candidatus Marinarcus aquaticus genome and encodes:
- a CDS encoding sensor histidine kinase — protein: MLKIHQLFLRSFILVFFAVLLSVSITTYFWIKATYLEEIEKNMSQNIDALIVSLNSLDNLDAMVQEFKDKTNLRLTIINASGKVIAESHEDKHSMDNHLNRKEIVNLQEDGVGKIIRHSKTIDKDLLYIAKKVKINDETIYIRMADSIEKIQNQFIGLTFQIMGIFAVFIIFVFIITYIISHRIRIQTDKILQFLTKLTKKDAMSKSNLRALNSRYTQEFFEISRLLRKVAVKLSKKNKLKAKHTARLKLANQQKDEIISAISHEFKNPIAIISGYTETIMHDKTLPKNMQENFLKKIHSNANKMSALIDRLRLTLKLEEGKQDGFYKECSLKLLTTEIISDLKQKYKNREIVLDIIDDIRLNIDETLMTIAISNLIENALKYSEEKVTVEITKEDIKVIDMGIGITANDLEKIQNKFYRVSKNDWNNSLGLGLFIVSKIINLHGFELQIESEFNFGSKFIIKF
- the rplM gene encoding 50S ribosomal protein L13 — its product is MKFTQMAKANEIERDWVVVDATDKVFGRIITEVATLLRGKHKPSYTPHVDCGDNVVIINASKAKFSGTKLESKNYYTHSGYFGSTKTHKMSEMLVNNPEKLYKLATRGMLPKTKLGKTMLKKLKVYAGAEHPHTAQIKG
- the rpsI gene encoding 30S ribosomal protein S9 is translated as MAKVYATGRRKTSIAKVWLEAGNGQITINGQTLDAWLGGHEAIKKRVMQPLEVAKQETSVNVVVKTLGGGYSAQADAVRHGISRALVAFDEQFRAVLKPHGLLTRDARAVERKKYGRKKARKSGQFSKR